CTTCAGAGTTTGCCCAAGTTGCATTGTCATACTGATTAGGACATGTGGCGCGTTGTAGAGAAAGATCATTCCAGTCAACAGAAGTTGAAGGCCGGCcatagaatttttcagatgttttaaTCCTGCTGAAAAGTCTTCATGTGGATCCATTGAACAGTTACCCGTACATACCTAATAAGTTGCTTATCTTCCGCTACGTCTCCCGAAATTTTAGTTATAACCTCTAAAACAGTTGGCGCGCTTGAtactatttttctcaaattctctCCATTCCTTCTGATTGGGTCAGCGCCAATTGTTGAATTGAAGATCATGCTAAAAACGATTTCATTTGCtatgtctgaaatttaagcACTCACTTGTATGTTTTGTGCTTCAAATGAGTAAGAACTATCACAGCAGTAGTCTCTCCGTCTTGCGTAGTTCCATTTGGTTGACATcgttttgaaatatcaatcAAGTACTGGTTCTTTTGAAGATCCTTGACACGGAGGTCACCTTCGAGGCGAAGTTGATTAATCTGATCCTCAAAAGGTTCAGTTAACTTAACAAAAGTAACATCAGCCTGAATGAATGTGTATCCTTCCTGATTTAAATATTCTTGAACATTGAACTGTTGACTGTACTCCGATCCAGTCTCTAGTTCATCATAATCAACCATATCATACGATAATTCACTGTCTTTCCGGTTTTTGGGATGGGCTTGTTTTGATTGAGTTCTCACCTTGAAGGCAGCAAGATCGAAAACACCCGTCGGACGATGTGAGTCCACAACTtcgtcttcatcatcttcaaaCTCTTCATCCAAATCATCATAATTCTCCATATCAACCTTTTTATTTTGACGATGTCTCCTTGACTTTGACACGACTTTCGCTTTGAACATTTCCTTTCCAACAACATCTTGGCTTCTATGAGTTTTATAGATATTGTAGGATACTGTTGGTTGCCTCTTGGAATCTTCATCGACTTCCTCACTTCGAAGTGTCATCACTTTTGCATTTGCCTTTTTACTAAACTCTCTAGTATTCGggaggaaatttgaataatcttGTCCTCTCGCTGATGATGTTATGGCACTTCTGATTTCAAATTCTCCCTGTTTGTTTTCTTTGTTAAGAACTCTTGAGTGAACAGCGAATGTTGATTTCTCTGGGTAGATGAATCCGAATTGCGCCAATCCATTTTTCTCAACAACTTCTGCATTCACGTTTTCTGGAGCTCCGGCCAAAAGGAAAGTTGTCTTGGCATCTTGCCAACGATTTTTCTTGTTGACAGAGTACACTACATTGAGCTTCAAATTATCATTTGTAGATGCATCAATTCGGTTGAtggctttctgaaaaatcgaaataaacaATACATATTAGCATTGTTGAAAGCTTACCTTGCTCAACGGCTCTGCTGCCCTAATATTTTTCTCGATGAAGGTCCTATCCTTCACTGCATTGTGAAGGCGTTCCTTTCCACCATGGTGATGTTTTCCCAGCCATCTGCGCTCTCCACGTggcttttcaaacaaattataaTAATGCAGTTCTTGCTGGTCGACTTCATAGTCGGACTCATAAGACTCTGCGTAATTAGacatttcttctaatttttcttgttcagCACAAGATTGTGGTTTTTGTAAAGATAACGACATTCTTGAAATGAAATctgtaaaattgaagaaataaaaataacaagtAGATTAAAGTTGTTTAACACAGAACaacagaattttttagagCCTAATcacgattttaaaaatatagagTTGAAAACGGacaaaaacattccaaaactaaatttataCAATATCTGATTCATTATTTCTTTATATACCCCCATTGTGTATGTTCTTCGATCTTGTGAACTATTGCACAACACTGTGTGTCCATCTGTTCGGAATCTATCTGTGTTGTTTCTGTTGGAGAGAATTTCGCAATAAATCAAAATGATGCTATGAATCTGAGAAAATATGAGAAGATAAGACAATCTgagtcatttttaaatttcatttaataaaTTCCTCATTTCCCTAACTAGCCAAGCACGACACTTGCAGTATCAACTAGTAATATCCCCTAATTGCTTCGTGTTGATTTGGTTGCCTTTGGAAGTGGAATGAAATTTCCATTTGCCAGACACTTTCCAGAAATGTCCAAATTAGCAAaactttgttgaaattttaataatttcttaaacttaaaattgacTTAAAcgctttgaaaattcttttgaaattatagaaaacCATGTATTTTGGGTTTTAAACTGATTCAGTTTAAATTTCTGTCTATGACTATGTGATTTTTCCTATCACAACAAAGGGACATTTGAAAAACCGTTTTGCAGCttacatcaatttttcagattcattaACAATCaaatattagttttgcatTGAATCAATCAATTGAgtgtttgaaatttatcaCATAAGAAGAGCatcttcagatttttcttctaggaaaaatgcaatttcaaAGTCAAACTTTCATAACTTGCTtacaaaataagaaatgatACGATGAGAAATTGAATCAattaatttatgattttttcgagTTCAATTATTCAcaaacaactaaaaaattaattcgtaATTCATTGctttcctcaatttttgaatagattcTCCTTTTGGTGTTTGGGATGGGCTTGTTTTGACAGAGATCTCACATTGAAGGCAGCAAGATCGAGAACATCAGTAGGACGATGTGAATCCACAATTtcgtcttcatcatcttcaaatTCTTCATCCAAATCATCATAATTCTCCATATCAACCTTTTTATTTGGACGATGTCTCCTTGACTTTGAAACGACTTTGGCTTTGAACATTTCTTTTCCAACAACATCTTGGCTTCTATGAGTTTTATAGATATTGTAAGATACTGTTGGTTGGCTCTTGACATTTTCATCGACTTTCTCACTTCGTAGTGCCATCACTTTTGCATTAGATTTCTTGCTAAACTCTCTAGATTTCGAGAGGAAATTCGAATAATCTTGTCCTCTCGCTGATGATGTTTTGGCACTTCTGATTTCAAATTCTCCCTGTTTGTATTCTTTGTTAAGAACTCTTGAGTGAACAGCAAAAGTTGACTTCTCTGGGTAGATGAATCCAAATTGCGCCAATCCATTTTTCTCAACAACTTCTGCATTCACATTTTCTGGAGCTCCGGCCAAAAGGAAAGTTGTCTTGGCATTTTGCCAACGATTTTTCTTGTTGACAGAGTACACTACATTGAGCTTCAAATTATCATTTGTAGATGCATCAATTCGGTTGAtggctttctgaaaaatcgaaataaacaATACATATTAGCATTGTTGAAAGCTTACCTTGCTCAACGGCTCTGCTGCCCTAATATTTTTCTCGATGAAGGTCCTATCCTTCACTGCATTGTGAAGGCGTTCCTTTCCACCATGGTGATGTTTTCCCAGCCATCTGCGCTCTCCACGTggcttttcaaacaaattataaTAATGCAGTTCTTGTGGGTCGACTTCATAGTCGGACTCATAAGACTCTGCGTAATTAGacatttcttctaatttttcttgttcagCACAAGACGCTGGCATTTGTAAAGATGGTGACATTCTTGAAATGAAACCTGGAAAATAGAAGATAAAAAGTtgtagaaattggaaattgttaGATAAAAAACGAGATTTGAGCCTGTAAACGAGTGATCCtctaaaaacaattcaaaagtgGATATAAAtgaggatttttaaaatagaggAGCCATACAATTTGTGTCTCATTATTTCTTTATATACCCCCATTGTGTGTGTTCTTTGCTCTTGTGAATTATTGCACAACACTGTGTGTCCATCTGTTCCGTCTCTATCTGTTGTTCCCGTTGGAGAGAATTTCGCAATAGACCAAAATGATGCTATGAATCTGAGGAAAAGTGAGAAGGTAAGAACATTTGTTTATATTATGATGTatgtcatttttaaatatagttttcgaaaaaatttctttaactCTAATACTCTTCTAATAGCTATGACCCAACCAACGTTTGCTTTGCTGTAAAAATGGTTTTGGGTTTCAAAAGAATTGTGCAACTTTTAGTAGATTTTTCATTGTgccaataaaatgaaaaacacgtgccaataaaatgaagaaaaagtaTGTAATTTCAGGTTCTCAATAGTTTCAAATTAAGCTTTTGTCAAAGATGctagtaattattttttcaagccTATGCTTTTACTGATTAAAAGTTAGTCTGAACTCAATTGATGAAGCATTTATTAAATGAATCACATAAGAAGAGGCACACTTAGTCGTTCGCACTTCTCTTCTTGAATGGCTCGTTGATAACCCGTTTTCATCTGACCCATTATGAATAATATCATCCTGCTCCATACCTAAAATGtgtactgtatttttctcagaagCGATGAAATTTCAGGGCAACCTCTCTTTCAGCTCCTTTTTTGAATGATGGTGGTGGATTTCGTTCAAAACAATCGGTAAAGATATCCCAGTACATTGTTTGAAAGTGTGTCCGATCAATCAAATGTAGGTGTTGATATCCAAGAGCCTGAAAGGATTTTCGTAAAACCGATTAAGTAGGTTTCCCATAATAGGCAGCCGCCTTCTGACGCCTTCCTGACACCTGCCTCATGCCATCCTATTTCACTTACTTTGATAAAAGTTAAattataaatagaaaaaagttcacgtgTGTTTTAGTAGAAGACACCAAGCCGGCGGAGGTCGGCTTGAAGTGAAGCAGGCTAGTTTAGTGCCTACATGGAAgcttattatttttagatttggtTCGTACCTGAAGAGCATCCTGAGCCTGATCGAAATTATCTTGCAGATTTGTGACCACTAAATTCAAAACCAACGCCAAATTCGACGCGTGTGACTTGAAATAGTCATTGTCCTTCAGCCTATTTGGAGCAACATGATCCAATCGAAAAAGTCGTAGTATATCTTCATCAGTGTGTAGAATGTCCCAAAACATGTCACATGAACATTTTCTAAGTTGCTTCTGCGAGCATTTGAACCAACATGTTTCGATGATTCGCTTGTCGTCCCGAGAGAGGCCAGAAATCGAACCATTTGCTGAAATGAGTGAATGACGTCAGCAGCgaaagctgtttttttttttggtgagaGCGGGGGGAAGAGTCTGCTCCGTAAATTAAATTACCGCCGGTGTTAAGAGATGAAGCGAAAGAAAAGTGGATCGGTTGCAAATTGAGATTTGTGAGTAATCGGAGAAAGACAAGTAGTTCTGCCTTTTTTCGACGCgcgagaaaaattttgcagagatCGTTTTCTGGCAGCTTTTCAAAgtgaaatgaattttgaagctAGATAATTATATAGGTTTTAGAAAATCTACATAGATATtggagtttcagaaaaaagtttcaaaattttcgacattgtgaattttcgacttttcgaAACACGCGTTGAAGGTCAATGATTCGTTTGCCGAAACTTCTCAAAGTACTTtacgattttttcaagaacttCAGCAACTTTCGTCCGTGACATTTTTAGACTTGCTaatattaattgaaaagttactgtaaatgccgaaaatttattgtagatccttttcatttttgcgactgtaatttttcccttttcaagaattttgtaaacaattttttaaaaattaattggttgcgatttttgtttgaaaaaatccttttagtttctgaaaagaaacatctcttttaaattttctcgcTACGAGGCCGATCCGAATGACTCCATGAgcatttacatttttcagagaaccccattactgaaatattgaaaattgaataaattcgaCTTACGGCCTTCTTCAGACTTCCTGGGCCCTTGCAAGGGAACAGGTATGTGCCTAGTTTTCGGAAATCGGGCCGAGTGACTTGATCCAACCGGCCTATTCGGAAGCTTTTCCTGTGTTCGATTATCCAAACTGCGGCTTCGATTTGTGCGATTATTTTGTCGGAATAGTTTTTCTACCTTAAATTAAAtacaataattttagaaagttGATCTCAATTAGGTAAccttttcttttgttttttcatcgTGTGGATTGGCGGTAATCTGTGAACTGCCATTCGACGACGAAGAATGGGCGTGGCCCATTATCacacgaaaaaatttgaaaatggttGATAATTTCAGGATGGCGATTGGGGTTTTTtcgagtctgaaaattttgttttatggaaatttgaaatctaaGTAAGCGAAATAGTTACTCAAAATAGTGTGAAGAGCTTTGAAGAAAAACGTATGATGCAAACTGGGAACTTATCATTTATTCATAGAATTCGCTCATTCATTTTGGAATTCTTTTGCCGTGAAGCTTATAGGTACTTAGGATTCAAACAAAGTAAACAAAATGACGATGCTGGAAATATGTGTGAGTATCGGTGCTTGAGCAAAAATATATAAGGCTTCAATTCCGCACCCACACGCTACTTAGCAATGTACGTAAAACACTTGTAATTGAGGCAAGACTGATGCTCCGTCACATGGTGAATTGAGAAGAAGGAGTCGTAgtagagcaaaaaaaagaagaagtgtCTAATTGGGAGATTGAGAAGAAGGTGACgttttgggagaaaaaaaaataagaagatcGGAGCTCAGTATGTGTCACGAGGTACAACTATTTTAGTGATTATAGGAGAAGTTCCAGTAATTGGAGAAAGAAAGATGCGAATACTTGAAGTTTTAGGTATTTGTGTTCTGAGACTGCCGGAAGCATGACAGGAAGCCACTTGCAAAATATGGAGAACTATAATTAAATTCTCAAAGCCTTGCGATATGAAACTTCACTTTTGgtagaacaaaaataattcagaaatGTCTTGAAGgtgttgttttaaaatattcgcAGCTTCGGAAcaagttttaataaaaaactatgGTAATTGACAACAAATTCG
This is a stretch of genomic DNA from Caenorhabditis elegans chromosome V. It encodes these proteins:
- the Y58A7A.4 gene encoding IBR domain-containing protein (Confirmed by transcript evidence), with the protein product MSLSLQKPQSCAEQEKLEEMSNYAESYESDYEVDQQELHYYNLFEKPRGERRWLGKHHHGGKERLHNAVKDRTFIEKNIRAAEPLSKKAINRIDASTNDNLKLNVVYSVNKKNRWQDAKTTFLLAGAPENVNAEVVEKNGLAQFGFIYPEKSTFAVHSRVLNKENKQGEFEIRSAITSSARGQDYSNFLPNTREFSKKANAKVMTLRSEEVDEDSKRQPTVSYNIYKTHRSQDVVGKEMFKAKVVSKSRRHRQNKKVDMENYDDLDEEFEDDEDEVVDSHRPTGVFDLAAFKVRTQSKQAHPKNRKDSELSYDMVDYDELETGSEYSQQFNVQEYLNQEGYTFIQADVTFVKLTEPFEDQINQLRLEGDLRVKDLQKNQYLIDISKRCQPNGTTQDGETTAVIVLTHLKHKTYNMIFNSTIGADPIRRNGENLRKIVSSAPTVLEVITKISGDVAEDKQLISRIKTSEKFYGRPSTSVDWNDLSLQRATCPNQYDNATWANSEELSVVGGKLEWDDLVAMVKKENNLVTCYSSDDFCGFCNRKKKSFELFLIKSSSETKIKCTECLRNEFYREFIARRLPIDLQTETADEMEYLPIFIPLTLLNLYIRTVAETIYKDLGATGDFEKCPSCKSTIFFEEPGNENKTQNRSCPCGYSWCRDCKGVPHWPMNCENYAEWEKKWLVRYTMINAQGTGTETLLQITCSCKTFYSVKLPNKFASCPGCKININTETMNCVYYPYYYPYPARYREQQRSYDQSLKYADNGPYCPVATVYTDIRLIPAIKDSVMRICARTRDLRLDIKLRNRFLKAEQLLIKNGILKTEILENLLGTALYLVENVTAWMHMTNRKDKSLKDLLEEIMVHREKLLELLELESHDALRNSVQQLRKAIDSVVASVDDKIEQLIN
- the Y58A7A.5 gene encoding uncharacterized protein (Confirmed by transcript evidence), translating into MSPSLQMPASCAEQEKLEEMSNYAESYESDYEVDPQELHYYNLFEKPRGERRWLGKHHHGGKERLHNAVKDRTFIEKNIRAAEPLSKKAINRIDASTNDNLKLNVVYSVNKKNRWQNAKTTFLLAGAPENVNAEVVEKNGLAQFGFIYPEKSTFAVHSRVLNKEYKQGEFEIRSAKTSSARGQDYSNFLSKSREFSKKSNAKVMALRSEKVDENVKSQPTVSYNIYKTHRSQDVVGKEMFKAKVVSKSRRHRPNKKVDMENYDDLDEEFEDDEDEIVDSHRPTDVLDLAAFNVRSLSKQAHPKHQKENLFKN
- the glb-32 gene encoding Globin domain-containing protein (Confirmed by transcript evidence), with amino-acid sequence MGHAHSSSSNGSSQITANPHDEKTKEKVEKLFRQNNRTNRSRSLDNRTQEKLPNRPVGSSHSARFPKTRHIPVPLQGPRKSEEGPNGSISGLSRDDKRIIETCWFKCSQKQLRKCSCDMFWDILHTDEDILRLFRLDHVAPNRLKDNDYFKSHASNLALVLNLVVTNLQDNFDQAQDALQALGYQHLHLIDRTHFQTMYWDIFTDCFERNPPPSFKKGAEREVWSRMILFIMGQMKTGYQRAIQEEKCERLSVPLLM